A segment of the Entelurus aequoreus isolate RoL-2023_Sb linkage group LG23, RoL_Eaeq_v1.1, whole genome shotgun sequence genome:
gctcatagagcgaaaccctgtgtcggtgcgcgtaccgcttttagaaagtcacgtgaccgatcatgagctgctttggtcacgtgaccgatacgcgaactgtatcgcactgacgcctcctctgtgccctgtgagcaacgttccctctaaggtgcgcgcctgcgcaattgcgcagtgctcaagcgtcctccgtgcACACcctgcgccgcacagccaatatatgccgcgcaccaaatcaaacccatctgaattctaaacaaaataaacacgtttattctgtgtaattttgaaatgcaactttgagtgacagtgacaacaagcggccctaacggtgttcgtcaacaacacgcgttgcgccgcttcctaataaacacagtttggcgcgcaggcgtcagtgcgatacagttcatgagcggtcacgtgaccagaacagctcacgagcggtcacgtgaccaaaacaactcgtgttcggtcacgtgactttctaaaagcgatacgcgcaccgacacagggtatcgctctatgagctcgacgcatgcgccgatgcatcggtgttgccggacccatcactagtagatagagtgaaatacgaagcacgtttttgtataacaatttccaacctacatgattaatttcagaccattttacggttttagctaactagctaactagtaTGCGCTAACTAGCATACATTTCTCGTGCAGGTTGGCTGTTATAAAGTTTCCAAACTGACCAAAGACCAACGAATGACTTCTGAAGAAGGGTGGATTTATCTGTAGCCTAGTTAAACAATAATTTGCCCCGTCAGTGTCATGGTTTGAATGCTGCCTGAACGTTCCGTGAACGTTATAGTTCCGTGTGGGCGATAATAGGGCAACCCATTTtccttgggtttttttttttatagaataaaCACAATGAAGAAGTTTCAACAGAGCGTAGATGGGCTGCCTCAACTAGGCGTTTGAAGAAGCAATGCCGACAGTCAACTTTAGAATTAGAGAGTGATGATAGCGAGCAAGAGAATGACACGACAATCTTATCAACTCCAGAAACAGTGACAACCCTTCAGTACATGGATGCTGCGGAGACTGCTTCCTGCAATGTCACCTACAGTGGCCCTGATAGTAAAGAGCCTGATGAAAATGATGCAGATTGGAGACTAATCGACCATCATGTCACCTTGTCATCTGATTCGGAAAATGAGAGTGATAGTGACTGCTTTGAAGATCATTTGAGATTGTTGGCAACCGAATATCATGTCAAACATAATGCATTGGACAGCATTTTGAAGCTACTCAAGAAAGTTTTCCAGATGGCTCCTTCTTTTGTGGTCGTTGAGTTCCTTGGTGAACGTTCAGTCGCTGTTGTCCCAACCATATGGACAGAAGATGATGGAAAGGTTATTACTTTTTCTGAAAAGTACTGTGCATAGGCATAATATTGTAGCTTATTATTATGTCATTCATCATGACTGGATTATTTTATCTTCAGAATAGCTTCTGCTATTGGCCAAGGCCAAATCCTACCCACTCCAGAATCCGGAAAGCTGAGATTCCTGACAAAGAAGTCTGGGATAGGCTGCCAATTCGGGTTTTCAGGAAAACATTGACTGGTAAGGGAATATTGTcaaagtgtagtggattgtccgaagcttaagcaggcaacaaaagtagtttagtacaacaaatttatttacccattatcagaagtgcaggttgaattgagttggccgtgcagacaaaccacaagttactccggagccaacaagacacacacaagccaaaatcactctcgagttccggtcttctgccattttttatatgtcttttgtgcgtcatcgttccttatcgagtgcgtcagtgtcttttatcttttccctatctgttccataacaactcgaatcctttagacagtcaacacattctgtagacaggttggcacgacttaacattcacttttgtcccacaactggtccattcaatggcacaaaatacaagagtattaaaaatgagcggacattcttaaaagacaagaaatataggtcaaaaggtaagaaattctactacaaagtcatttcatgtatattttaaacaacataagttCGATTCATCTTGAGTCATCAGCATACTTTGAAATTTTGCAGAAGACTTTAACAAGGCCCTTCAATACGAAAAACAAGCTGAAATGTTTTCGAGCCCAGAAGAAGTGTCAACCAAACGGAGCCACATCACCCCTGAACGCTATAGAAACAATGAGGAAGATGTGTTTGATGCTGACGGTGTAGTCACTTTTCAAAGATTGTTTACTTACAATACTCAACTACTTAGTGGTGCATACATTTTATTGTCTTCGTTGGTTTAGACGAAGAGGAAATTCGGCcaaaaaagaagtgcagaaaagaGAAACCACGGATCCTCGTCCAGGCACCCCCACTGCCAGAGCTCCCACCCTTTAACTTTCCAATCTCCTGCGAGTACCAGACCACTTCAGCCAGTACCAGCCAATACCAGACCACTCCAAGGCATCCAGGCCGACCTCACAGCCCAGCGAGAAGCAGCACTTCCAGGCTCAGTCCAGACAGGAATAATGCATCCCGCTCAAGCAAGTACCAGACCACTCCAGCCAGTACGAGTCAGTACCAGACCGCTCCACGAAGCAGCAGGAATGCCCTTGACAGTGAACGTTAGTTGATAGGTGGTGTTAAACAGGCTGTTACAACGGGCAGTAATACGAATTACCTCTTTGActtttgttgtctttgcagttttccaGTTGAACATGAAAGTTCAAAATATACTTGAGAACCAGGGAGAAATGATGCGCATGCTGAGAGGGCTGGCAGCGCAGTCTGTGGGGCCAGAATCTGTGGATGTTCAAGATCTCATTGATAAGCCTTTCGAGACTCTTGAGCAGCTGAAGGCCTTCTGTGAACGGCTCGACACTGATCTTCTGCTCAGAAAGCAGCTGGTAATTACTTTTAATTCCCCACTGCAAAAATATCTTGCTCAGTTATCAAAAAACAATTTCTAATCAagtacaatattgttgtttatttatttgtataggtcaggggtcggcaacctttaccactcaaagagccattttggcaagtttcacaaattaaagaaagtaatgggagccacaaaaaaacatttaaaatgaaaaacaccacatacaaagcttaaatgctttgtgctatgttaaccaggggtctcagacacacgcaccggcacgcactttaatgtggaaatttgatgttagtgcagcccgcgagttttgaatgaatggcgcttgatagcgtcatacttgccagccttctcatttttcccgggagactcccgaatatcagagcgtgatgacactgcatttggtgccctctacagtctgccctaacagcgtGCCTGCTTGACCACAcatagaatgcagtttcagcttgctcacgtaagtgacagcaaggcgtactacctcagcagccacacatcttacactgacggtaccaatacccagaatcccatgcagccctaactcttccgctcaaccaacgcacggagaggggggaggtggatgtgtggggggatttggtggtagcgggggtgtataatgtagaccggaagagttagggctgcatgggattctgggtaatggttgtgttgtgtttatgttgtgttacggtgcggatgttctccagaaatgtgtttttcattcttttttggtgtgggttcacagtgtggcgcatatttgtaacgtaacaatgttaaagctgttttatacggctaccgtcagtgtaagctgtgtggctgatgagtaagtatgctttgctgtctcctgtgtgtgcaagtaataacaacatgcaacatgtggctggactggcacgctgtatgtaaatgctatagaggacaattactgcagtgcatttagggcacgcccttttatttagtaattagagtgtaaataggattattttttccctgggagtaatctatgagagacactgagatccataagtctcctggggaaatcggggggtcggcatgtatgtagctgagccgcatcagagtggtcaaggagccgcatgcggctccggagccgcgggttgccgacccctggtataggtgaaagctcttactgctcttggtgggccgaatttggcagacacggtgaggacaatgctgaggaaaattgccacaaacaaagtcctggagcagcttggcctccgtggaaagtcaggaaaagtggcgtttgaggacttgcccctttacagatataataaatagtaagtgttaataataggtttgcatctttgagcatatgttgcatgtatgctcacaaggttgatctagctgttattattacagtatttattctaaaggggattctaaattgtgctggtgattgcagaggcatgcaggggtgtttacaagcagacgaccacagctgaagtggattgtgagcttggagaggtcctgaaactggccacttttcgaaagggaggttcaaaatttgaggtaAGGAGAAGAGAAGATattccattttattgaagttccactgcatgtcttttgaatttgcaattataactacttgcaggagaagaggaggaattaagagggaggacaaaaaaaaggaaaaagaaacaagcaaaagaacagagtgagatgagaggtaaatgataaagtaattatgccaatgttttaattcaattcaattaaaggcctactgaaagccactactagcgaccacgcagtctgatagtttatatatcaatgatgaaatcttaacattgcaacacatgccaatacggccgggttaacttataaagtgacattttaaaattcccgggaaatatccggctgaaacatcgcggtatgatgacgtatgcgcgtgacgaagtcagagtaacggaagttatggtaccccgtagaatcctatacaaaaagctctgttttcatttcataattccacagtattctggacatcttttgcaatttttttaatgaacaatgaaggctgcaaagaagacagttgtaggtgggatcggtgtattagcagcggactacagcaacacaaccaggaggactttgttggagcgctagccgccgacttcaccttgacttcccacgtctccgggccgccaaacgcatcgggtgaagtccttcgtccttctgccgatggctggaacgcaggtgagcacgggtgttgatgagcaaatgagggctggatGGCGTagttggagagctaatgtttttagcatagctctgtgcagtccagttgctaagttagcttcaatggcgtcgttagcacagcattgttaaccttcgccagcctggaaagcattaaccgtgtatttacatgtccacggtttaatagtattgttgattttctatctatccttccagtcaggggtttatttcttttgtttctataagcagttaaagcaagatgctatcacgttagctcgtagctaaagcatttcgccgatgtattgtcgtggagataaaaggcactgaatgtccatttcgcgttctcgactctcattttcaagaggatatagtatccgaggtggtttaaaatacaaatccgtgatccacaatagaaaaaggagaaagtgtggaatccaatgagccagcttgtacctaagttacggtcagagcgaaaaaagatacgtccatcgctgcctctcaagtcattcactgtaacgttcctcatctacgaatctttcatccttgctcaaattaatggggtaatcatcactttctcggtccgaatctctctcgctccattgtaaacaacggggaattgtgaggaatactagctcctgtgacgtcacgctacttccgctacaggcaaggctttttttttatcagcgagcaaaagttgcgaactttatcgtcgattttctctactaaatcctttcagcaaaaatatggcaatatcgcaaaatgatcaagtatgacacatagaatggatctgctattcccgtttaaattttaaaaaatcatttcagtaggcctttaagctacattccagtgctgtctttgttgtatttgtgataattatttacttccaggatttgggtttccctgcttgggctgctgcccccgcgacccgaactcggataagcggaagaagatggatggatggatttacttccaggaagagaaccaagaaggggcaggatacactgacgcgcacgaccaagaccactgcattccattccatttgtATTATAGttatcactaataaagaattaattctgttgaaatttctgtttgagtgttattcctgacaatatagcataaaaacagatgtaaatagcatgttcctaaacagttcccTAAACGTTCTTGGCTAACGTTCTGCTAACCAAGCTAGAACTCCACAACCTCacgttctttgaacgttataaaCTAACGTTCCCAGAACAATGCCACTACGTTCTCATAACGTTCACATAACGTTCACTTAATATGTGCGTGATAAGACAGGTATTTTCCTGACACGTATGTGTTATGTTtttatcaaatttttttttttaattgagcaatgtacatatacaaacatatattccTGATGTACATAAAaaccaaggcactttcaacacatCTCAACAATTTTAAAACATCCATCCGGTTGAGCAAATACTGTCTTTCGCAAAACATGTAAAGGAAAGAAaactaaagcaaatacaaatagaacatacatataacaataaataatcattaaaaaaaatagtatacgatacaaatttttaaaaaggCTAATCTAAATCACTTGAAATTCctgcaataacaaaataaatttaagggcttttgtagtttttttaaaataattttccaagatttaattgaTCATTTTAAATTATTGAGCCAATTGTAAAatgtagattttattttttataaatcgacatttatataGAAATGTTTTTGCTTGGAGCATTtacatgttgacaaacattttctATGCTACCATCATGTATAAATATgccaaatttgatctcttctatagttaatggggacatctccacacccttgtctctca
Coding sequences within it:
- the LOC133640889 gene encoding uncharacterized protein LOC133640889, which produces MFSSPEEVSTKRSHITPERYRNNEEDVFDADGWCIHFIVFVGLDEEEIRPKKKCRKEKPRILVQAPPLPELPPFNFPISCEYQTTSASTSQYQTTPRHPGRPHSPARSSTSRLSPDRNNASRSSKYQTTPASTSQYQTAPRSSRNALDSELFQLNMKVQNILENQGEMMRMLRGLAAQSVGPESVDVQDLIDKPFETLEQLKAFCERLDTDLLLRKQLVRGRQPLPLKEPFWQVSQIKESNGSHKKTFKMKNTTYKA